In a single window of the Elaeis guineensis isolate ETL-2024a chromosome 4, EG11, whole genome shotgun sequence genome:
- the LOC140857016 gene encoding cytokinin hydroxylase-like — translation MDLVNSAYLSFGFFMLCIMLSGALFVVWWNPLRIQKHFHDQGIRGPGYKPLLGNLMEIAQIHRQVKRSPPLPLPSESKSHHYMAERIFPYVPFWSIKYENIAAIIIFGKSAELGKRIGHLQVKLQDVTSKVLRIACIPGSRFIPNPLTSKCTWLRKEADKLIKELIKSRYLSKDEQENDFLGFLLSSALTQRQIEDECRVFSTAGNETISIALSWAFMLLGTHTVWQDKAREEIDELNMIVNETLRLYPPGLLVVREAKKDIRLEGVDVPGGTTFVIPILAIHYDKELWGDNAAEFDPSRFAEGAFKSSKHPKAFMPFTHGPRMCLGMNFALLEIRLVLATILQKFTFVTSPTYKHDPWYTLTMKPMHSLGNSTTIDFCFSSYVLETLC, via the exons ATGGACTTGGTTAACTCGGCCTATCTTTCCTTTGGCTTTTTTATGTTATGCATCATGCTCTCCGGGGCTCTCTTTGTGGTCTGGTGGAATCCTCTGAGGATCCAAAAGCATTTCCATGACCAAGGAATCAGGGGCCCCGGGTACAAGCCCCTTTTGGGGAACCTTATGGAGATTGCCCAAATCCATCGCCAGGTTAAACGTTCACCACCTCTGCCACTGCCGAGTGAGAGCAAATCCCACCACTACATGGCTGAACGCATCTTCCCGTACGTTCCCTTTTGGAGTATAAAATATG AAAATATTGCTGCCATTATTATATTTGGAAAGAGTGCGGAGCTAGGCAAGCGAATAGGCCATTTGCAGGTGAAACTACAAGATGTGACCTCTAAAGTATTGAGGATTGCTTGTATCCCTGGTTCAAG GTTTATCCCTAATCCCCTGACTTCCAAGTGCACTTGGTTGAGAAAAGAGGCAGACAAATTAATCAAAGAGCTGATCAAGAGCCGCTATTTGAGCAAAGATGAGCAGGAAAATGACTTTCTTGGGTTTTTACTCTCGTCAGCCCTGACTCAAAGGCAAATTGAGGATGAATGCCGAGTCTTCTCTACTGCTGGTAATGAGACCATATCCATTGCGTTGTCCTGGGCTTTCATGCTCTTGGGTACGCATACTGTGTGGCAAGACAAAGCACGAGAGGAAATTGATGAA CTGAACATGATAGTCAACGAAACGCTCCGGCTGTATCCACCGGGGCTCCTCGTAGTCAGAGAAGCAAAGAAAGATATCAGACTTGAAGGTGTGGATGTCCCAGGTGGAACAACTTTTGTGATACCCATTCTAGCAATCCACTATGATAAAGAGTTATGGGGGGACAATGCCGCCGAGTTCGATCCAAGTCGCTTTGCAGAGGGAGCCTTCAAGTCATCCAAACACCCAAAGGCTTTCATGCCTTTCACTCATGGCCCCAGGATGTGCCTCGGGATGAACTTTGCTCTCCTGGAGATCAGGTTGGTTCTTGCCACCATCTTGCAAAAATTCACCTTCGTCACCTCGCCTACCTACAAGCATGACCCCTGGTATACTCTCACCATGAAGCCTATGCATTCTCTTGGGAATTCTACTACTATCGATTTCTGCTTCAGTAGCTACGTATTGGAAACACTatgttga